The Ananas comosus cultivar F153 linkage group 2, ASM154086v1, whole genome shotgun sequence genome contains a region encoding:
- the LOC109726234 gene encoding protein ENHANCED DOWNY MILDEW 2-like isoform X3, with protein MALNENRTARSSSAEAVQRDVDARDTLVADDEEMIDDSNDDSEEDTGLFSPICSFCDNGGEILPCEGLCLRSFHATIDASVDCVSLGYTRAQVEEIPNFLCKNCKYRKHQCFACGKLGSSDVEAGAEVFRCFNATCGQFYHAKCVAQLLFRQNEAKAMGFAEKIINGERFTCPIHRCSVCDGIEDRKVRALQFAVCRRCPKSYHRKCLPRKISFKASIETGIIKRAWDGLLPKRVLIYCLYVPILKHQIDENLRTPRRDHIVFPTLKVKIKESKTAVVTKVVNTRLVPNLIMENASVKVTNQTGKLSAVEKTYSTGNNEKADTKQVLDKKRKVKILKETVQTGTSKLLLAENSKVSISGVSPASTSTSKKYVTSLPVIDDATERKIQVLFEEISSSITLEDIKKKLTRPSTYSSSLRFTGKGITTGKVEGAVEAVKAALQKLENGTSVEDAKAVCEPNVLGQIVKWKIADKLQCYVQNSDMVVDFCCGANDFSMLMKEKLEAAGKECFFKNYDIMPSKNHFNFERRDWMTVQPDELPTGSQLIMGLNPPFGLKGCLANEFINKALTFKPKLLILIVPKETQRLDEKDQPYDLIWQDTEMLSGKAFYLPGSVDNNQKQMEQWNLKTPPLSLWSRPDWTLRHVEIASRHGHLSDKPNFSKYWIMQREEQLNEEEYNDTHALREENEIRAEIPCKSAEKNETISDEMMIPVCGEFDELSDMSISSPARSDNGDQFGGHLGSDQLLNFETFGSAGFAPGPWQHQQGTSGWLDE; from the exons ATGGCGCTGAATGAGAATCGTACTGCGAGATCAAGCTCCGCCGAG gcggTTCAAAGAGATGTAGATGCAAGAGACACTCTTGTTGCCGATGATGAGGAGATGATCGATGATAGTAACGATGACTCTGAAGAAGACACTGGATTATTTAGTCCAATTTGTTCGTTCTGTGACAATGGTGGTGAAATTTTGCC TTGTGAAGGGTTATGCTTAAGGTCCTTCCATGCGACAATAGATGCCAGTGTGGATTGTGTCTCTCTCGGCTATACTAGGGCTCAAGTTGAG GAGATCCCAAACTTTTTATGCAAGAATTGCAAGTACAGAAAACATCAGTGCTTTGCTTGTGGAAAGTTGGGATCATCTGATGTGGAAGCTGGTGCTGAG GTGTTTCGTTGCTTTAATGCAACATGTGGTCAATTCTATCATGCAAAGTGTGTTGCACAGCTACTTTTCCGGCAAAATGAAGCAAAAGCAATGGGATTTGCAGAAAAGATTATTAATGGGGAGCGATTCACATGCCCAATCCATAGGTGCAGCGTCTGTGATGGCATTGAAGACAGAAAAGTTAGGGCGTTGCAGTTTGCAGTTTGCAGACGATGCCCAAAGTCATACCACAGAAAATGCTTGCCAAG GAAAATTTCTTTCAAAGCTTCAATAGAGACAGGTATAATCAAGAGGGCATGGGACGGTCTTCTTCCTAAACGCGTTTTGATTTACTGCCTGTATGTCCCCATTTT GAAGCATCAAATTGACGAGAATCTTAGAACACCTAGAAGAGACCATATCGTATTTCCTACTCTAAAGGTAAAAATCAAAGAAAGCAAAACCGCTGTTGTCACAAAAGTGGTGAATACCCGGCTGGTGCCTAACTTGATCATGGAAAATGCTTCTGTAAAAGTAACTAACCAGACTGGAAAGCTTTCTGCTGTAGAAAAGACATATTCTACCGGAAACAATGAGAAAGCAGATACCAAACAAGTGCTTgacaaaaaaaggaaagtaaaaaTCTTGAAGGAGACCGTGCAAACCGGCACTAGCAAGCTGCTGTTAGCAGAGAATTCTAAAGTTTCCATTAGTGGTGTTTCTCCAGCCTCAACTTCAACCTCAAAGAAATACGTTACTTCGTTGCCTGTGATTGATGATGCAACTGAAAGGAA AATTCAGGTCTTATTCGAGGAAATTTCTTCCTCCATTACACTTGAAGATATTAAGAAAAAGCTCACTAGGCCATCAACTTATTCTTCATCTCTTAGGTTTACTGGTAAGGGTATTACAACAGGAAAGGTAGAAGGAGCTGTTGAG GCGGTAAAAGCTGCTTTGCAGAAATTAGAAAATGGCACGAGTGTTGAGGATGCCAAAGCTGTTTGTGAACCTAATGTTCTTGGGCAGATTGTTAAGTGGAAG ATTGCTGATAAGCTTCAGTGCTACGTGCAAAACAGTGACATG gTGGTTGACTTCTGCTGTGGCGCGAATGATTTTAGTATGCTGATGAAAGAAAAACTTGAGGCTGCTGGGAAGGAATGCTTcttcaaaaattatgatatCATGCCATCAAAG AACCACTTTAACTTTGAAAGAAGAGATTGGATGACAGTGCAGCCAGATGAATTACCTACTGGATCCCAATTG ATAATGGGGCTAAATCCTCCTTTTGGTCTCAAAGGTTGTCTTGCCAATGAGTTCATTAACAAAGCTCTTACATTTAAGCCAAAGCTCCTCATTCTTATTGTTCCCAAAGAGACTCAGAG ATTAGACGAGAAAGATCAACCATACGATCTAATCTGGCAGGACACAGAAATGCTTTCTGGGAAG GCTTTTTACTTGCCCGGGTCAGTGGACAACAATCAAAAGCAAATGGAACAGTGGAATTTGAAGACTCCCCCGCTTTCTCTATGGAGCCGTCCTGACTGGACCTTGAGGCATGTGGAGATTGCTTCGAGGCATGGCCACCTCTCTGACAAGCCCAACTTCTCTAAATATTGGATTATGCAAAGAGAGGAACAACTTAACGAAGAAGAATACAACGATACACATGCTCTTCGTGAAGAAAATGAAATTAGGGCCGAAATTCCCTGTAAATCCGCTGAAAAGAATGAAACAATATCTGATGAGATGATGATCCCTGTGTGCGGGGAGTTTGATGAGCTCTCTGATATGAGCATTTCGTCTCCAGCGAGAAGCGACAACGGGGACCAATTCGGCGGCCATCTGGGCTCGGATCAGCTGCTGAATTTCGAAACTTTTGGCTCCGCGGGCTTTGCGCCAGGCCCGTGGCAGCATCAGCAGGGCACATCTGGTTGGCTTGATGAATGA
- the LOC109726234 gene encoding protein ENHANCED DOWNY MILDEW 2-like isoform X1 codes for MALNENRTARSSSAEAVQRDVDARDTLVADDEEMIDDSNDDSEEDTGLFSPICSFCDNGGEILPCEGLCLRSFHATIDASVDCVSLGYTRAQVEEIPNFLCKNCKYRKHQCFACGKLGSSDVEAGAEVFRCFNATCGQFYHAKCVAQLLFRQNEAKAMGFAEKIINGERFTCPIHRCSVCDGIEDRKVRALQFAVCRRCPKSYHRKCLPRKISFKASIETGIIKRAWDGLLPKRVLIYCLYVPILKHQIDENLRTPRRDHIVFPTLKVKIKESKTAVVTKVVNTRLVPNLIMENASVKVTNQTGKLSAVEKTYSTGNNEKADTKQVLDKKRKVKILKETVQTGTSKLLLAENSKVSISGVSPASTSTSKKYVTSLPVIDDATERKIQVLFEEISSSITLEDIKKKLTRPSTYSSSLRFTGKGITTGKVEGAVEAVKAALQKLENGTSVEDAKAVCEPNVLGQIVKWKNKLHVYLAPFMHGMRYTSFGRHFTKVEMLNEIADKLQCYVQNSDMVVDFCCGANDFSMLMKEKLEAAGKECFFKNYDIMPSKNHFNFERRDWMTVQPDELPTGSQLIMGLNPPFGLKGCLANEFINKALTFKPKLLILIVPKETQRLDEKDQPYDLIWQDTEMLSGKAFYLPGSVDNNQKQMEQWNLKTPPLSLWSRPDWTLRHVEIASRHGHLSDKPNFSKYWIMQREEQLNEEEYNDTHALREENEIRAEIPCKSAEKNETISDEMMIPVCGEFDELSDMSISSPARSDNGDQFGGHLGSDQLLNFETFGSAGFAPGPWQHQQGTSGWLDE; via the exons ATGGCGCTGAATGAGAATCGTACTGCGAGATCAAGCTCCGCCGAG gcggTTCAAAGAGATGTAGATGCAAGAGACACTCTTGTTGCCGATGATGAGGAGATGATCGATGATAGTAACGATGACTCTGAAGAAGACACTGGATTATTTAGTCCAATTTGTTCGTTCTGTGACAATGGTGGTGAAATTTTGCC TTGTGAAGGGTTATGCTTAAGGTCCTTCCATGCGACAATAGATGCCAGTGTGGATTGTGTCTCTCTCGGCTATACTAGGGCTCAAGTTGAG GAGATCCCAAACTTTTTATGCAAGAATTGCAAGTACAGAAAACATCAGTGCTTTGCTTGTGGAAAGTTGGGATCATCTGATGTGGAAGCTGGTGCTGAG GTGTTTCGTTGCTTTAATGCAACATGTGGTCAATTCTATCATGCAAAGTGTGTTGCACAGCTACTTTTCCGGCAAAATGAAGCAAAAGCAATGGGATTTGCAGAAAAGATTATTAATGGGGAGCGATTCACATGCCCAATCCATAGGTGCAGCGTCTGTGATGGCATTGAAGACAGAAAAGTTAGGGCGTTGCAGTTTGCAGTTTGCAGACGATGCCCAAAGTCATACCACAGAAAATGCTTGCCAAG GAAAATTTCTTTCAAAGCTTCAATAGAGACAGGTATAATCAAGAGGGCATGGGACGGTCTTCTTCCTAAACGCGTTTTGATTTACTGCCTGTATGTCCCCATTTT GAAGCATCAAATTGACGAGAATCTTAGAACACCTAGAAGAGACCATATCGTATTTCCTACTCTAAAGGTAAAAATCAAAGAAAGCAAAACCGCTGTTGTCACAAAAGTGGTGAATACCCGGCTGGTGCCTAACTTGATCATGGAAAATGCTTCTGTAAAAGTAACTAACCAGACTGGAAAGCTTTCTGCTGTAGAAAAGACATATTCTACCGGAAACAATGAGAAAGCAGATACCAAACAAGTGCTTgacaaaaaaaggaaagtaaaaaTCTTGAAGGAGACCGTGCAAACCGGCACTAGCAAGCTGCTGTTAGCAGAGAATTCTAAAGTTTCCATTAGTGGTGTTTCTCCAGCCTCAACTTCAACCTCAAAGAAATACGTTACTTCGTTGCCTGTGATTGATGATGCAACTGAAAGGAA AATTCAGGTCTTATTCGAGGAAATTTCTTCCTCCATTACACTTGAAGATATTAAGAAAAAGCTCACTAGGCCATCAACTTATTCTTCATCTCTTAGGTTTACTGGTAAGGGTATTACAACAGGAAAGGTAGAAGGAGCTGTTGAG GCGGTAAAAGCTGCTTTGCAGAAATTAGAAAATGGCACGAGTGTTGAGGATGCCAAAGCTGTTTGTGAACCTAATGTTCTTGGGCAGATTGTTAAGTGGAAG AACAAACTTCATGTTTATCTTGCTCCTTTTATGCATGGCATGCGCTACACTTCTTTTGGACGGCATTTCACGAAAGTGGAGATGCTTAATGAG ATTGCTGATAAGCTTCAGTGCTACGTGCAAAACAGTGACATG gTGGTTGACTTCTGCTGTGGCGCGAATGATTTTAGTATGCTGATGAAAGAAAAACTTGAGGCTGCTGGGAAGGAATGCTTcttcaaaaattatgatatCATGCCATCAAAG AACCACTTTAACTTTGAAAGAAGAGATTGGATGACAGTGCAGCCAGATGAATTACCTACTGGATCCCAATTG ATAATGGGGCTAAATCCTCCTTTTGGTCTCAAAGGTTGTCTTGCCAATGAGTTCATTAACAAAGCTCTTACATTTAAGCCAAAGCTCCTCATTCTTATTGTTCCCAAAGAGACTCAGAG ATTAGACGAGAAAGATCAACCATACGATCTAATCTGGCAGGACACAGAAATGCTTTCTGGGAAG GCTTTTTACTTGCCCGGGTCAGTGGACAACAATCAAAAGCAAATGGAACAGTGGAATTTGAAGACTCCCCCGCTTTCTCTATGGAGCCGTCCTGACTGGACCTTGAGGCATGTGGAGATTGCTTCGAGGCATGGCCACCTCTCTGACAAGCCCAACTTCTCTAAATATTGGATTATGCAAAGAGAGGAACAACTTAACGAAGAAGAATACAACGATACACATGCTCTTCGTGAAGAAAATGAAATTAGGGCCGAAATTCCCTGTAAATCCGCTGAAAAGAATGAAACAATATCTGATGAGATGATGATCCCTGTGTGCGGGGAGTTTGATGAGCTCTCTGATATGAGCATTTCGTCTCCAGCGAGAAGCGACAACGGGGACCAATTCGGCGGCCATCTGGGCTCGGATCAGCTGCTGAATTTCGAAACTTTTGGCTCCGCGGGCTTTGCGCCAGGCCCGTGGCAGCATCAGCAGGGCACATCTGGTTGGCTTGATGAATGA
- the LOC109706947 gene encoding BTB/POZ domain-containing protein At2g04740, producing MDPELEQLDLDPEDLQPSTPLKKVPAGDLFEAARAGDVERLRLLLEGGAANVNARDRWDSVALYYACLAGHLDAARMLLEAALRHAFLSCAANRAAYLDQCADDAAAAAWARGYFSADDGSTSGSLPPDITFYVDGRPIEAHRVILSARSSFFKRKFESEWKYKKEVRFSSQKLSYRALYSLIHFFYSDRLEVAVDNMEDLARTCKACKCEELQKILQKELIHQKYAEYKSLREVDNSQKRFILQGLSLPEEDRLPSALNRILQVSLASSSGENTSTNEIEMRESGDDLADLCVKVGPKVFRCHQVILAARSEYFRARLCRMTDFLEGNNEPSNFSLPFLEEHDLSTEAFEKMIEYMYTDGLKDMDPDQAEEMFDAASRYLLFPLKRAVADVLLPHLEMVSPAELCHWLILADMYAVASYLSFCMVL from the exons ATGGATCCCGAGCTCGAGCAGCTCGATCTCGACCCCGAGGATCTGCAACCCTCGACCCCGCTGAAGAAGGTCCCCGCCGGCGACCTCTTCGAGGCGGCGCGCGCCGGCGACGTGGAGCGGCTGCGGCTGCTCCTGGAGGGCGGCGCGGCGAACGTGAACGCCCGCGACCGCTGGGACTCGGTGGCGCTCTACTACGCCTGCCTCGCCGGGCACCTGGACGCGGCGCGCATGCTCCTCGAGGCCGCCCTCCGCCACGCCTTCCTCTCCTGCGCCGCCAACCGCGCCGCCTACCTCGACCAGTGCGCCGacgatgccgccgccgccgcctgggcCAGAG GTTACTTTTCAGCGGATGATGGTTCGACTTCTGGTTCCTTGCCTCCCGATATTACATTCTATGTCGACGGAAGGCCTATAGAGGCTCATCGAGTCATATTAAGCGCCCGGTCGTCCTTCTTCAAGAGGAAATTCGAGTCAGAGTGGAAATACAAGAAGGAAGTGAGATTTTCTAGCCAAAAATTATCTTATCGTGCTTTGTACAGCCTTATCCATTTCTTCTACTCTGATAGATTGGAAGTGGCGGTGGACAACATGGAAGACCTCGCACGCACATGCAAAGCCTGCAAGTGCGAGGAATTGCAAAAGATTTTACAGAAGGAACTTATTCACCAAAAGTATGCAGAATATAAATCGTTAAGAGAAGTAGATAATTCTCAAAAACGGTTTATATTACAAGGATTATCTCTACCAGAGGAGGATAGACTCCCTTCTGCATTGAATCGGATTTTACAAGTATCTCTTGCCAGTTCGAGTGGAGAGAACACGAGCACGAATGAGATAGAGATGAGAGAATCGGGTGATGACCTTGCTGATCTTTGTGTGAAAGTTGGTCCTAAGGTTTTCCGGTGCCACCAAGTGATCCTGGCCGCAAGGTCAGAATATTTTAGGGCAAGGTTATGTCGAATGACAGATTTTCTTGAAGGGAATAATGAGCCGTCTAATTTCTCGCTTCCCTTCCTTGAGGAGCATGACTTGAGTACAGAAGCATTCGAGAAGATGATTGAATATAT GTACACTGATGGCTTGAAGGATATGGACCCAGATCAG GCTGAGGAAATGTTTGATGCAGCATCCAGATACTTGTTATTTCCACTTAAACGTGCTGTTGCGGATGTACTGTTACCGCATCTGGAGATGGTTTCACCTGCCGAACTTTGCCACTGGCTGATATTAGCTGACATGTATGCTGTTGCTTCCTATCTCTCCTTTT GTATGGTGTTGTAA
- the LOC109726234 gene encoding protein ENHANCED DOWNY MILDEW 2-like isoform X2 yields MALNENRTARSSSAEAVQRDVDARDTLVADDEEMIDDSNDDSEEDTGLFSPICSFCDNGGEILPCEGLCLRSFHATIDASVDCVSLGYTRAQVEEIPNFLCKNCKYRKHQCFACGKLGSSDVEAGAEVFRCFNATCGQFYHAKCVAQLLFRQNEAKAMGFAEKIINGERFTCPIHRCSVCDGIEDRKVRALQFAVCRRCPKSYHRKCLPRKISFKASIETGIIKRAWDGLLPKRVLIYCLKHQIDENLRTPRRDHIVFPTLKVKIKESKTAVVTKVVNTRLVPNLIMENASVKVTNQTGKLSAVEKTYSTGNNEKADTKQVLDKKRKVKILKETVQTGTSKLLLAENSKVSISGVSPASTSTSKKYVTSLPVIDDATERKIQVLFEEISSSITLEDIKKKLTRPSTYSSSLRFTGKGITTGKVEGAVEAVKAALQKLENGTSVEDAKAVCEPNVLGQIVKWKNKLHVYLAPFMHGMRYTSFGRHFTKVEMLNEIADKLQCYVQNSDMVVDFCCGANDFSMLMKEKLEAAGKECFFKNYDIMPSKNHFNFERRDWMTVQPDELPTGSQLIMGLNPPFGLKGCLANEFINKALTFKPKLLILIVPKETQRLDEKDQPYDLIWQDTEMLSGKAFYLPGSVDNNQKQMEQWNLKTPPLSLWSRPDWTLRHVEIASRHGHLSDKPNFSKYWIMQREEQLNEEEYNDTHALREENEIRAEIPCKSAEKNETISDEMMIPVCGEFDELSDMSISSPARSDNGDQFGGHLGSDQLLNFETFGSAGFAPGPWQHQQGTSGWLDE; encoded by the exons ATGGCGCTGAATGAGAATCGTACTGCGAGATCAAGCTCCGCCGAG gcggTTCAAAGAGATGTAGATGCAAGAGACACTCTTGTTGCCGATGATGAGGAGATGATCGATGATAGTAACGATGACTCTGAAGAAGACACTGGATTATTTAGTCCAATTTGTTCGTTCTGTGACAATGGTGGTGAAATTTTGCC TTGTGAAGGGTTATGCTTAAGGTCCTTCCATGCGACAATAGATGCCAGTGTGGATTGTGTCTCTCTCGGCTATACTAGGGCTCAAGTTGAG GAGATCCCAAACTTTTTATGCAAGAATTGCAAGTACAGAAAACATCAGTGCTTTGCTTGTGGAAAGTTGGGATCATCTGATGTGGAAGCTGGTGCTGAG GTGTTTCGTTGCTTTAATGCAACATGTGGTCAATTCTATCATGCAAAGTGTGTTGCACAGCTACTTTTCCGGCAAAATGAAGCAAAAGCAATGGGATTTGCAGAAAAGATTATTAATGGGGAGCGATTCACATGCCCAATCCATAGGTGCAGCGTCTGTGATGGCATTGAAGACAGAAAAGTTAGGGCGTTGCAGTTTGCAGTTTGCAGACGATGCCCAAAGTCATACCACAGAAAATGCTTGCCAAG GAAAATTTCTTTCAAAGCTTCAATAGAGACAGGTATAATCAAGAGGGCATGGGACGGTCTTCTTCCTAAACGCGTTTTGATTTACTGCCT GAAGCATCAAATTGACGAGAATCTTAGAACACCTAGAAGAGACCATATCGTATTTCCTACTCTAAAGGTAAAAATCAAAGAAAGCAAAACCGCTGTTGTCACAAAAGTGGTGAATACCCGGCTGGTGCCTAACTTGATCATGGAAAATGCTTCTGTAAAAGTAACTAACCAGACTGGAAAGCTTTCTGCTGTAGAAAAGACATATTCTACCGGAAACAATGAGAAAGCAGATACCAAACAAGTGCTTgacaaaaaaaggaaagtaaaaaTCTTGAAGGAGACCGTGCAAACCGGCACTAGCAAGCTGCTGTTAGCAGAGAATTCTAAAGTTTCCATTAGTGGTGTTTCTCCAGCCTCAACTTCAACCTCAAAGAAATACGTTACTTCGTTGCCTGTGATTGATGATGCAACTGAAAGGAA AATTCAGGTCTTATTCGAGGAAATTTCTTCCTCCATTACACTTGAAGATATTAAGAAAAAGCTCACTAGGCCATCAACTTATTCTTCATCTCTTAGGTTTACTGGTAAGGGTATTACAACAGGAAAGGTAGAAGGAGCTGTTGAG GCGGTAAAAGCTGCTTTGCAGAAATTAGAAAATGGCACGAGTGTTGAGGATGCCAAAGCTGTTTGTGAACCTAATGTTCTTGGGCAGATTGTTAAGTGGAAG AACAAACTTCATGTTTATCTTGCTCCTTTTATGCATGGCATGCGCTACACTTCTTTTGGACGGCATTTCACGAAAGTGGAGATGCTTAATGAG ATTGCTGATAAGCTTCAGTGCTACGTGCAAAACAGTGACATG gTGGTTGACTTCTGCTGTGGCGCGAATGATTTTAGTATGCTGATGAAAGAAAAACTTGAGGCTGCTGGGAAGGAATGCTTcttcaaaaattatgatatCATGCCATCAAAG AACCACTTTAACTTTGAAAGAAGAGATTGGATGACAGTGCAGCCAGATGAATTACCTACTGGATCCCAATTG ATAATGGGGCTAAATCCTCCTTTTGGTCTCAAAGGTTGTCTTGCCAATGAGTTCATTAACAAAGCTCTTACATTTAAGCCAAAGCTCCTCATTCTTATTGTTCCCAAAGAGACTCAGAG ATTAGACGAGAAAGATCAACCATACGATCTAATCTGGCAGGACACAGAAATGCTTTCTGGGAAG GCTTTTTACTTGCCCGGGTCAGTGGACAACAATCAAAAGCAAATGGAACAGTGGAATTTGAAGACTCCCCCGCTTTCTCTATGGAGCCGTCCTGACTGGACCTTGAGGCATGTGGAGATTGCTTCGAGGCATGGCCACCTCTCTGACAAGCCCAACTTCTCTAAATATTGGATTATGCAAAGAGAGGAACAACTTAACGAAGAAGAATACAACGATACACATGCTCTTCGTGAAGAAAATGAAATTAGGGCCGAAATTCCCTGTAAATCCGCTGAAAAGAATGAAACAATATCTGATGAGATGATGATCCCTGTGTGCGGGGAGTTTGATGAGCTCTCTGATATGAGCATTTCGTCTCCAGCGAGAAGCGACAACGGGGACCAATTCGGCGGCCATCTGGGCTCGGATCAGCTGCTGAATTTCGAAACTTTTGGCTCCGCGGGCTTTGCGCCAGGCCCGTGGCAGCATCAGCAGGGCACATCTGGTTGGCTTGATGAATGA